Proteins encoded by one window of Salmonirosea aquatica:
- a CDS encoding phage tail tape measure protein has protein sequence MQLVENSVWNLDINGKPALNALGELEQKLQETKKAQAELQRGTKEWAESQKEIKALEAEISRVRETMGQAGMTVKQLEGYARQLGKEIKDLTPGTDEYIKKTEELKEVNTRLSNVRKDVRAVADEASGSQGIWSNLKSWIMGAFVMSVVVEAGRMLAQFVGDAIENFKKFESASQELSANTKITGRELEYLKDQAKELGPQMGKTGDEMLAAYQAMGSAKSDLTENAAALASVTKEAIILSQAGKIDLAPATELMAGALNQFNAPASDAGRFINAIAAGAQVGSAEIADMTGALKASGTVANAANVSFEQTNGALQSLSTINIKGEQAGTMFRNTLIKLMSSADELNPQIVGLDKSLENLAQQNLSTAELAKLFGTENVVAAQHLMTHRDQVAEFTAALTGTDEAYKMAAINNDTLEFKQKQSEATTANLGVALGEKLSPFIVKAYNAFGVFQSVMGDVIESSTPLFDTFMMLWDVLGSLFGSLGKVVGAFFGLDEKTNGTKVVMQTLTVVFGLVGAAAASLVAVLQLIIDGLLFLDGKITFEQLRNNATNSFNTIKAGLKSTFVDQFKEVEGQAVAAQADLSKKQGTARADEEKKTIDAIVNNEVDTHGKGLTKKEEAENKKRADKILKENEAAKRIADQQIEATEKANKEIEKMAIAAITDETKRKVAQMAFELEDKIATNRKSKADDLVKLNYEIALREKFKTDTEKLEADARAKAVAEEKKKLDEISKLEEAARTERQNREYATSKAVIENALSNERLSISQRQKLKLDLIDLEHRHEIQRIEDTAAKERAKALETSNQLIKLAGDDSAKKKQILDELDATTRGIDAKLLADKTAANTKHNADTKAAEQQSLAERKANQENFFSAIKALMTGDLTTFMDYLSKKLASEKAMNNERLQNWTEKGLEILNGVKGILELMSVANEEYLKVQIGRNNRERDDKIRKLQQQYEKGLIDKVTYETGVANINTQADAKEKELKMKAWRRDQAGQITMAVINGAAAALKSLATMGWPLGLVGVAAAAASTIAQIAIIKAQAPPTFARGGYLRNGGVPDGPRHGSQYGQSGIALTRRDTGEEVGEMEGGEPVMILSRNTYKNNGRIIDKLLDSSLHRNGAPVFAERGSVFGGDGGSYQDYLEPLQGGRCTCSAARRRRPRPKRR, from the coding sequence ATGCAACTCGTCGAAAACTCGGTCTGGAACCTGGACATCAACGGCAAGCCCGCCCTGAATGCTTTGGGCGAGCTGGAACAAAAACTACAAGAAACCAAGAAAGCCCAGGCCGAGCTGCAACGCGGCACGAAGGAGTGGGCCGAATCCCAAAAGGAGATCAAGGCCCTGGAAGCCGAGATCAGCCGCGTCCGCGAGACGATGGGCCAGGCGGGCATGACCGTCAAGCAGCTGGAAGGCTACGCCCGGCAGCTCGGCAAGGAGATCAAGGACCTCACGCCCGGCACCGACGAGTACATCAAAAAAACCGAGGAATTAAAGGAGGTCAACACCCGACTATCAAATGTTAGGAAAGACGTGCGCGCCGTGGCCGACGAAGCCAGCGGCTCCCAGGGCATTTGGTCCAACCTGAAAAGCTGGATCATGGGGGCCTTCGTGATGAGCGTCGTCGTGGAGGCGGGCCGCATGCTGGCGCAGTTCGTGGGCGACGCCATCGAGAACTTCAAGAAATTCGAGTCGGCTTCCCAGGAGCTCTCGGCCAACACCAAGATCACCGGCCGCGAGCTGGAATACCTCAAAGACCAGGCCAAGGAACTCGGCCCGCAGATGGGCAAGACCGGCGACGAGATGCTGGCGGCCTACCAGGCGATGGGCTCGGCCAAGAGCGACCTGACCGAGAACGCCGCCGCCCTGGCCTCGGTGACGAAGGAGGCCATTATCCTCTCCCAGGCCGGCAAGATCGACCTGGCCCCGGCCACCGAGCTGATGGCCGGGGCGCTCAACCAGTTCAACGCCCCGGCCAGTGACGCCGGGCGCTTCATCAATGCCATTGCGGCCGGCGCCCAGGTCGGCTCGGCCGAGATCGCCGACATGACCGGTGCCCTGAAAGCCTCGGGTACCGTGGCCAACGCCGCCAACGTCTCATTCGAGCAGACCAACGGCGCTTTGCAGTCGCTCTCGACGATCAACATCAAGGGCGAGCAGGCCGGCACGATGTTCCGCAACACGCTGATCAAGCTGATGTCGTCGGCCGACGAGCTGAACCCGCAGATCGTCGGGCTGGATAAGTCGCTGGAAAACCTGGCCCAGCAGAACCTGTCGACCGCCGAGCTGGCGAAACTATTCGGCACCGAGAACGTGGTGGCCGCCCAGCACCTGATGACCCACCGCGACCAGGTGGCCGAGTTCACGGCCGCGCTCACGGGTACCGACGAAGCCTACAAGATGGCGGCCATCAACAACGATACGCTGGAATTCAAGCAGAAGCAGTCGGAGGCCACCACGGCCAACCTGGGCGTGGCCCTGGGCGAAAAGCTCAGCCCCTTCATCGTGAAGGCCTACAACGCCTTCGGCGTGTTCCAGTCCGTGATGGGTGACGTCATCGAGAGCAGCACCCCGCTCTTCGACACCTTCATGATGCTCTGGGACGTGCTGGGCAGCCTGTTCGGCAGCCTGGGCAAGGTGGTGGGGGCCTTCTTCGGCCTGGACGAGAAGACCAACGGCACCAAGGTGGTCATGCAGACGCTGACCGTCGTGTTCGGCCTCGTCGGGGCGGCGGCGGCTTCCCTGGTGGCCGTGCTGCAGCTGATCATCGACGGGCTGCTGTTCCTGGACGGCAAGATCACCTTCGAGCAGCTAAGGAATAACGCCACCAATTCCTTCAACACCATCAAGGCCGGGCTGAAATCCACCTTCGTCGATCAGTTCAAGGAGGTGGAAGGCCAGGCCGTCGCCGCCCAGGCCGACCTGAGCAAAAAGCAGGGTACCGCCCGCGCCGACGAAGAGAAGAAGACCATCGACGCTATCGTCAACAACGAGGTCGATACCCACGGCAAGGGACTGACCAAAAAGGAGGAAGCCGAAAACAAGAAGCGGGCCGACAAGATCCTCAAAGAGAATGAGGCCGCCAAGCGGATCGCCGACCAGCAGATCGAGGCCACCGAGAAAGCCAACAAGGAGATCGAAAAGATGGCCATTGCGGCCATCACCGATGAGACCAAGCGCAAAGTGGCCCAGATGGCCTTTGAGTTGGAGGACAAAATAGCCACCAACCGCAAGTCCAAGGCCGACGACCTGGTCAAACTCAACTACGAGATCGCCCTGCGCGAGAAGTTCAAGACCGACACCGAGAAGCTGGAAGCCGACGCCCGCGCCAAGGCCGTGGCCGAAGAGAAGAAAAAGCTCGACGAAATCAGTAAACTGGAAGAAGCCGCCCGCACCGAGCGACAGAACCGCGAGTACGCCACCAGCAAGGCCGTCATCGAGAATGCCCTGAGCAACGAGCGCCTGAGCATCAGCCAGCGCCAGAAACTCAAACTGGACCTGATCGACCTCGAACACCGCCACGAGATCCAGCGCATCGAGGACACCGCCGCCAAAGAGCGTGCCAAGGCCCTCGAGACCAGTAACCAGCTCATCAAGCTGGCCGGCGACGACTCGGCCAAAAAGAAGCAGATCCTCGATGAGCTCGACGCCACCACGCGCGGCATCGACGCCAAGCTGCTGGCCGACAAAACGGCTGCCAATACCAAGCACAACGCCGACACCAAGGCCGCCGAGCAACAGAGCCTGGCCGAGCGGAAGGCCAACCAGGAGAACTTCTTCAGCGCCATCAAGGCCCTGATGACCGGCGACCTGACCACCTTCATGGACTACCTCAGTAAGAAGCTGGCCAGCGAGAAGGCGATGAACAACGAGCGCCTGCAGAACTGGACGGAGAAGGGGCTGGAAATCCTGAACGGGGTGAAGGGCATCCTGGAACTGATGAGCGTGGCCAACGAGGAGTACCTCAAGGTGCAGATCGGCCGCAACAACCGCGAGCGCGACGACAAGATCAGGAAACTCCAACAGCAGTACGAGAAGGGGCTGATCGACAAGGTGACCTACGAGACCGGCGTGGCCAACATCAACACCCAGGCCGACGCCAAGGAGAAGGAGCTGAAGATGAAGGCCTGGCGGCGCGACCAGGCCGGGCAGATCACGATGGCCGTCATCAACGGCGCGGCCGCCGCCCTCAAATCGCTGGCGACCATGGGCTGGCCCCTGGGCCTGGTGGGTGTGGCGGCCGCCGCGGCCAGCACCATCGCGCAGATCGCCATCATCAAGGCCCAGGCTCCGCCCACCTTCGCCCGGGGTGGCTACCTGCGCAACGGCGGCGTGCCCGACGGCCCCCGCCACGGCAGCCAGTACGGCCAGTCGGGCATCGCCCTCACCCGGCGCGACACGGGCGAGGAAGTCGGCGAGATGGAGGGTGGCGAGCCGGTGATGATCCTGAGCCGCAACACCTACAAGAACAACGGCCGCATCATCGACAAGCTGCTCGACAGCTCACTGCACCGCAACGGCGCGCCGGTCTTCGCCGAGCGGGGCAGCGTCTTCGGCGGGGACGGTGGCTCCTACCAGGACTACCTCGAACCCCTGCAAGGGGGCAGATGTACCTGTTCGGCAGCAAGAAGAAGAAGGCCGCGGCCGAAGCGGAGATGA